In the genome of Nocardia sp. NBC_00416, one region contains:
- a CDS encoding ABC transporter permease: MSDRGAESTVAPGRTEPATLSPAGPRPGAAYLATTARILRQLRSDRRTVAMILVVPALLMTLLYFIYQDVPATPQQPVSLFDRVGISMLGILPFIVMFLITAIAMQRERTSGTLERLLTTPLTKLDLLGGYGSAFSLAAAAQAAVACLVSFGLLGLDAAGNPGWVVLIAMVDAMLGVALGLLCSAFARTEFQAVQFMPLVAAPQIFLCGLLVPRAQLPDWLEVISNIMPLSYAVDALHEVSIHAEPTGLMWRDLAIVAGFAAVALCLGAATLRRRTA, encoded by the coding sequence ATGAGCGACCGAGGAGCGGAATCGACCGTGGCGCCGGGACGCACCGAACCGGCCACGCTGTCGCCGGCCGGACCCCGGCCGGGGGCGGCCTACCTGGCGACCACCGCCCGGATCCTCCGGCAGTTGCGCAGCGATCGGCGGACGGTGGCCATGATCCTGGTCGTGCCGGCACTGCTGATGACCCTGCTGTACTTCATCTATCAGGACGTTCCGGCCACGCCACAGCAGCCGGTGAGCCTGTTCGACCGCGTCGGGATCAGCATGCTCGGCATATTGCCGTTCATCGTGATGTTCCTGATCACCGCGATCGCCATGCAACGCGAACGCACGTCGGGAACACTCGAACGGCTACTCACCACACCGCTGACCAAACTCGATCTGCTCGGCGGATACGGGAGCGCGTTCTCCCTCGCGGCGGCGGCCCAGGCGGCGGTCGCCTGCCTGGTGTCGTTCGGACTGCTGGGCCTCGACGCGGCCGGCAATCCCGGCTGGGTCGTGCTGATCGCGATGGTCGACGCGATGCTGGGAGTCGCACTGGGGCTGCTGTGCAGCGCGTTCGCCCGCACCGAGTTCCAGGCGGTGCAGTTCATGCCGTTGGTGGCGGCGCCGCAGATCTTCCTGTGCGGACTCCTGGTACCCCGCGCACAGCTGCCCGACTGGCTGGAGGTGATCAGCAACATCATGCCGCTGAGCTATGCGGTGGACGCCCTGCACGAAGTATCGATCCATGCCGAACCGACGGGCCTGATGTGGCGGGATCTG